In Candidatus Beckwithbacteria bacterium, one genomic interval encodes:
- the tuf gene encoding elongation factor Tu: MATFTRDKPHMNIGTIGHVDHGKTTLTAAITTTLAAKGLAEAVAFDKIDKAPEEKERGITISITHVEYNTEKRHYAHIDCPGHKDYIKNMITGAAQMDGAILVVAATDGPMPQTKEHILLARQVNVPAIVVFLNKCDAVDDPELIDLVEEEVRELLKKYEFPGDEIPVVRGSALKALEGDAKEQENIMKLMQAVDDYIPTPERPLDKPFLMAVEDVFSIKGRGTVVTGRIDRGVVKVGEEIEIVGIRDARKSTVTGVEMFRKQLDQGQAGDNVGILLRGIEKEDVERGQVLAKPGTTTPHTEFEARVYILSKEEGGRHTPFFNGYKPQFYIRTTDVTGEVTLQKGVEMVMPGDNADMTVKLIVPVAMEEGLRFAIREGGKTVGAGAITKIIK; the protein is encoded by the coding sequence ATGGCTACATTCACACGAGATAAACCTCACATGAACATTGGGACTATTGGTCACGTGGATCATGGTAAAACTACCTTAACAGCCGCTATTACTACCACTTTGGCTGCCAAAGGGTTAGCAGAGGCAGTGGCTTTTGATAAAATCGATAAAGCTCCTGAGGAAAAAGAACGTGGTATTACCATCTCTATTACTCACGTTGAGTACAACACTGAAAAACGTCACTATGCTCACATTGACTGTCCAGGACACAAAGATTACATCAAAAACATGATTACTGGGGCAGCCCAGATGGATGGTGCTATTTTAGTAGTTGCTGCTACTGATGGTCCAATGCCTCAGACTAAAGAGCATATTCTTTTGGCTCGTCAGGTTAACGTCCCAGCTATCGTAGTTTTCTTAAACAAATGCGATGCTGTTGATGACCCTGAGCTGATTGATTTGGTTGAAGAAGAAGTCCGCGAATTGCTTAAAAAGTATGAATTTCCTGGAGACGAAATTCCAGTTGTTCGTGGCTCAGCTTTAAAAGCTCTGGAAGGTGATGCTAAAGAACAAGAAAACATCATGAAATTGATGCAAGCTGTTGATGATTATATCCCCACTCCAGAACGACCTTTAGATAAGCCTTTCTTGATGGCTGTTGAAGATGTTTTTTCAATCAAGGGTCGAGGTACCGTGGTTACTGGTAGAATTGACCGTGGTGTTGTCAAGGTTGGTGAAGAAATCGAGATTGTCGGTATTAGAGATGCTCGAAAAAGCACTGTTACCGGAGTTGAGATGTTTCGTAAACAACTGGATCAAGGTCAAGCCGGCGATAATGTCGGAATATTACTTCGAGGTATTGAGAAAGAAGATGTCGAACGAGGACAAGTTTTGGCTAAACCCGGAACTACCACTCCACATACCGAATTCGAAGCTCGGGTTTACATCCTAAGTAAAGAAGAAGGTGGTCGTCATACTCCGTTCTTTAATGGTTATAAACCTCAATTCTATATCCGAACTACTGATGTAACAGGTGAAGTCACCTTACAAAAGGGTGTAGAAATGGTTATGCCAGGTGATAATGCTGATATGACTGTTAAATTGATTGTTCCCGTAGCTATGGAAGAAGGACTTAGATTTGCTATTCGTGAAGGTGGTAAGACTGTGGGCGCTGGAGCAATTACTAAAATTATTAAATAA
- the rplC gene encoding 50S ribosomal protein L3, translating to MDIFYAIKKNQIHAYNTEGKRLFVSKLLVKPVTVTQVKHGDKDGYEAIQVGVLNRKRINKPLAGHTKTSQITPRYVREIRLSEASDKKVGDQITVSQIFELGDTVTVSAVSKGKGFAGGMKRWGFSGGPKTHGQSDRQRSPGSIGQGTTPGRVYKGKRMAGQMGNQTITISGSQIVHIDEAANELWLTGAIPGPKDGLVLLCKKGKKKFVALQNQNTEATTVEEVQESNQEPKAQESEAKPAEETVVEEKTQDGEVEKKEETK from the coding sequence ATGGATATCTTTTACGCTATTAAGAAAAACCAAATACATGCCTATAATACCGAAGGAAAACGGTTATTTGTAAGCAAGCTTTTAGTGAAACCAGTGACTGTAACTCAAGTCAAACATGGTGATAAAGATGGCTATGAGGCTATCCAGGTAGGTGTTTTAAATCGAAAAAGAATTAACAAACCGTTAGCTGGTCATACTAAAACTAGTCAAATTACGCCTCGCTATGTTCGTGAGATTAGACTAAGTGAAGCAAGTGATAAAAAAGTAGGAGACCAAATTACCGTATCACAAATTTTTGAACTTGGTGATACCGTAACTGTTTCGGCTGTTAGCAAAGGTAAGGGTTTTGCCGGTGGCATGAAACGATGGGGATTTAGTGGTGGTCCTAAGACTCATGGTCAGTCAGATCGGCAACGATCTCCAGGCTCTATTGGGCAAGGAACTACTCCGGGTCGAGTCTATAAAGGTAAACGAATGGCAGGTCAAATGGGTAATCAGACTATTACCATTAGCGGTAGTCAGATTGTCCATATCGATGAAGCTGCTAATGAACTTTGGTTGACCGGAGCTATTCCCGGACCAAAAGATGGTTTAGTTTTGCTGTGCAAGAAAGGTAAGAAAAAATTTGTTGCCCTACAAAACCAAAACACAGAAGCAACTACAGTAGAAGAGGTGCAAGAATCAAATCAAGAACCCAAAGCTCAGGAATCAGAAGCCAAGCCAGCTGAAGAAACAGTAGTAGAAGAAAAAACCCAAGATGGAGAAGTAGAAAAGAAAGAAGAAACTAAATAA
- the rpsG gene encoding 30S ribosomal protein S7, whose product MSRSGRINKRLVEADPIYGNRVVSRLINYVMKEGKKTVAAKQVYQALKHLGQSQKSDDPVELLRQALDNIKPVMEVRSRRVGGAAYQVPMPVKGDRREALALRWLVDAARAKSNSEYKTFAQKLAAELEAALRSEGQAVQKRDNTHKAAEANKAFAHFRW is encoded by the coding sequence ATGTCAAGATCAGGAAGAATCAATAAGCGTTTAGTCGAAGCCGATCCAATTTATGGTAATCGGGTGGTAAGCCGACTCATTAACTACGTCATGAAAGAAGGCAAAAAAACTGTTGCTGCTAAGCAAGTTTATCAAGCTTTAAAACATTTAGGGCAGTCTCAAAAAAGTGATGATCCGGTAGAACTACTACGTCAAGCTTTAGATAATATTAAACCAGTGATGGAAGTCAGATCCCGCCGAGTTGGAGGAGCTGCTTACCAAGTCCCAATGCCTGTTAAGGGTGATCGACGGGAAGCTCTAGCTCTGCGCTGGTTAGTTGATGCAGCTCGAGCAAAGTCAAATAGTGAATACAAAACCTTTGCCCAAAAATTGGCAGCTGAACTAGAGGCAGCGCTTAGAAGCGAAGGTCAGGCAGTGCAGAAGCGAGACAATACTCATAAGGCAGCAGAAGCTAACAAAGCCTTTGCCCACTTCAGGTGGTAA
- the rplW gene encoding 50S ribosomal protein L23 has protein sequence MRQDLVLKRPIITERSMTLAGQGRFTFEVHPKASKTMIAQAIEAAFKVSVVDVATSSIRGKIRRFGSRRKEAHVGAGKKAMVTLKKGQKIDLFEIREEK, from the coding sequence ATGAGACAAGATTTAGTTTTGAAACGACCAATTATTACTGAACGATCCATGACTCTTGCTGGTCAGGGGCGATTTACTTTTGAAGTTCATCCCAAAGCTAGCAAGACTATGATTGCTCAAGCAATTGAAGCAGCTTTTAAAGTTAGCGTAGTTGATGTGGCTACCAGCAGTATTAGAGGCAAAATCCGTCGTTTTGGGAGCAGACGCAAAGAAGCCCATGTTGGAGCTGGTAAAAAAGCCATGGTAACTTTAAAAAAGGGTCAAAAAATTGATTTATTTGAAATAAGAGAAGAAAAATAA
- the fusA gene encoding elongation factor G, with product MPLNLLRNIGIIAHIDAGKTTTTERILYYTGKSYKIGEVHEGEAVMDWMEQERERGITIMSAATTTFWTPQVVESLFPQEHRINIIDTPGHVDFTAEVERSLRVLDGGITVLDAEEGVQSQSETVWRQADKYKVPRICFINKMDKLGADFFATIDDIKEKLGAKPAILAIPIGKENTFKGIVLLLEKKTIFYDEESLGAKYTISDEIPADLKDQFESERNKLIESIAENDEALLEKYLSGEEISLKELKEGLRKATISNDLVPVLCGSSLRNKGVQVLLDAVIDYLPSPLDEPPVEGTDPKDEAITLSREPKTDGPLTILAFKIQTDPHVGKLTYGRVYSGVIKSGSYIYNSTKDKKERVGRLLLMHANNREEISEAYAGEIVAIVGMKDTTTGDTLCDEEHPIALESISFPEPVISLAIEPKTKNDQEKMGLALKKLSEEDPTFKISSNEETGQTVIAGMGELHLEIIVDRLMREFNVMANTGKPQVAYKETIKQEATAEGKYIRQSGGRGQYGHCFLRVSPRKRGEGYEFKDEIKGGAIPKDFIPAVEKGVKEAIENGVLAGYQLVDIEVAVYDGTYHEVDSSELAFKIAGSMALQSATKKADLVLLEPVMKLEVSTPEEFMGDVIGNLSSKRAQILGTANRGNVRIITALVPLAEMSKYATNLRSMTQGRATFVLLPSHYEEVPKNITEEIVSARGKTTSNE from the coding sequence ATGCCACTTAATCTCTTGCGAAATATTGGAATTATTGCCCATATTGATGCCGGCAAAACTACCACCACTGAACGAATTCTTTACTACACTGGTAAATCCTACAAGATCGGAGAAGTGCATGAAGGCGAAGCAGTTATGGATTGGATGGAACAAGAGCGGGAGCGAGGTATTACCATTATGTCAGCAGCTACCACCACTTTTTGGACTCCTCAGGTGGTTGAATCATTATTCCCCCAAGAACATCGGATTAATATTATTGACACTCCAGGTCACGTTGACTTTACAGCTGAAGTAGAACGGTCACTACGGGTTTTGGATGGAGGTATTACCGTTTTGGATGCCGAAGAGGGGGTCCAATCCCAGTCTGAAACTGTTTGGCGTCAAGCTGATAAATATAAAGTGCCCCGAATTTGTTTTATCAATAAGATGGATAAATTAGGAGCTGACTTTTTTGCCACCATTGATGATATTAAAGAAAAACTAGGTGCTAAACCAGCTATTTTAGCTATTCCTATTGGCAAAGAAAATACCTTTAAAGGCATTGTGCTTTTACTTGAGAAAAAAACTATTTTTTATGATGAAGAAAGTTTAGGAGCTAAATATACGATTTCTGACGAAATTCCAGCTGATCTTAAAGACCAATTTGAAAGTGAACGCAATAAACTCATCGAATCAATTGCTGAAAATGATGAAGCTTTGCTAGAAAAATATTTAAGCGGAGAAGAAATTAGTCTAAAAGAGCTTAAAGAAGGTTTACGAAAAGCAACGATATCTAATGATTTAGTACCAGTTTTGTGTGGTTCTTCACTACGCAACAAAGGCGTTCAAGTCCTACTTGATGCAGTGATTGATTACCTTCCTAGCCCACTTGATGAACCACCAGTTGAAGGAACTGATCCTAAAGATGAAGCTATTACTTTAAGCCGTGAACCAAAGACTGATGGTCCCTTAACTATTTTAGCGTTTAAAATTCAAACCGATCCTCATGTAGGTAAACTGACTTATGGTCGAGTTTACTCAGGAGTTATCAAATCTGGTAGTTATATTTATAATTCGACTAAAGATAAAAAAGAACGGGTTGGCCGGCTACTTTTAATGCATGCCAATAACCGGGAAGAAATCTCTGAAGCCTATGCTGGAGAGATTGTGGCTATAGTTGGCATGAAAGATACGACTACCGGAGATACACTTTGTGATGAAGAGCACCCAATTGCTTTGGAATCTATTTCTTTCCCAGAACCAGTAATTTCTTTAGCTATTGAACCCAAAACCAAAAATGATCAGGAAAAAATGGGTCTGGCTCTGAAAAAACTGTCTGAAGAAGATCCAACCTTTAAAATTTCCTCCAATGAAGAAACCGGTCAAACCGTGATTGCTGGTATGGGAGAATTACATCTGGAAATTATCGTCGACCGACTAATGAGAGAATTTAATGTCATGGCTAATACCGGCAAACCTCAAGTGGCTTACAAAGAAACTATCAAACAAGAGGCTACGGCTGAAGGAAAATACATCCGTCAATCTGGAGGTCGAGGCCAATATGGTCACTGTTTCCTACGGGTTAGTCCTCGCAAGCGCGGTGAAGGCTATGAATTTAAAGATGAAATTAAAGGTGGAGCTATTCCTAAAGATTTTATTCCAGCTGTGGAAAAAGGAGTCAAAGAAGCTATAGAAAATGGAGTTTTGGCCGGCTATCAACTAGTTGATATAGAAGTAGCAGTGTATGATGGTACCTACCACGAAGTTGACTCATCAGAACTAGCTTTTAAAATTGCTGGTTCTATGGCTTTGCAATCTGCTACCAAAAAAGCTGACCTAGTTTTACTGGAACCAGTCATGAAGTTGGAAGTTTCTACTCCTGAAGAATTTATGGGAGATGTGATTGGTAATTTATCTAGTAAACGGGCTCAGATTTTAGGGACCGCCAACAGAGGTAATGTTCGAATTATTACCGCCCTAGTCCCATTAGCAGAAATGTCTAAGTATGCAACTAACTTGCGATCTATGACTCAGGGTCGGGCTACTTTTGTCTTGTTGCCCAGTCACTATGAAGAAGTACCCAAAAACATTACTGAAGAAATTGTCAGTGCGCGTGGTAAAACTACTAGCAATGAATAG
- the rplD gene encoding 50S ribosomal protein L4: MKIPVFDLTGKQIEELTLNKAIFEAKANPELLAQAIRIHQSNQRAASASTKTRSDIARTGKKLYRQKGTGGARHGDKKAPIFVGGSKAHGPKPTQHFRLKFPKKMRREALKSALSVKASDKAIIVIAGLDKIKQAKTKDAAGFIQAVYEGKKQRGIGLVLTQDLGQAQKAFRNLPIVTCLASDKLTSYEVLKAHQLVFAKEALEQITKRLS; this comes from the coding sequence ATGAAAATACCAGTTTTTGATCTTACCGGTAAACAAATTGAAGAATTAACGCTTAATAAAGCCATATTCGAAGCTAAAGCTAATCCGGAACTGCTGGCCCAAGCTATCCGAATTCATCAGTCGAATCAACGAGCTGCCTCAGCTTCCACTAAAACCAGATCTGACATTGCTCGAACCGGTAAAAAACTCTATAGACAAAAAGGTACGGGTGGAGCTAGACATGGTGATAAAAAAGCCCCAATTTTTGTAGGAGGATCCAAAGCTCACGGACCAAAGCCAACCCAACATTTCCGTCTTAAATTCCCTAAGAAAATGCGACGTGAAGCTTTAAAAAGTGCTCTAAGTGTAAAAGCATCAGACAAAGCTATTATTGTGATAGCTGGTTTGGATAAGATCAAACAAGCTAAAACCAAAGATGCTGCTGGTTTTATCCAAGCTGTCTACGAAGGCAAAAAACAACGAGGTATTGGCTTAGTACTTACCCAAGACTTGGGTCAAGCCCAAAAAGCTTTCCGTAATTTACCAATTGTTACTTGTTTAGCAAGCGATAAACTAACCAGCTATGAAGTCTTAAAAGCTCATCAGCTGGTTTTTGCAAAAGAAGCTTTAGAACAAATTACCAAGAGATTAAGTTAA
- the rpsJ gene encoding 30S ribosomal protein S10 codes for MAAAQRIRVKLKAFDHRVIDECGAKILQTALSTGAKVVGPVPLPTKRKKFPVTISPHTDKDAREHFQVLTHKRLIDIMEPTDKTIDSLMHLELPAGVGIEIKM; via the coding sequence ATGGCAGCTGCACAGAGAATTAGAGTTAAACTCAAAGCTTTTGATCATCGAGTGATTGATGAATGTGGAGCCAAAATTTTGCAAACTGCTCTGTCTACTGGCGCCAAAGTGGTTGGACCAGTCCCTCTGCCGACAAAACGCAAAAAATTTCCGGTGACTATTAGTCCGCACACTGACAAAGATGCTCGGGAACATTTTCAAGTTTTGACTCATAAACGTCTAATTGACATTATGGAGCCGACTGATAAGACGATTGATTCACTTATGCACTTGGAATTACCCGCCGGAGTAGGAATTGAGATTAAAATGTAG